A genomic segment from Clostridium pasteurianum BC1 encodes:
- the istB gene encoding IS21-like element helper ATPase IstB, whose translation MKDETNINTNIKRLLKQFRLPDIYDRYDEEVNYAIENKIGYREFLYKLLALEEQGKMERLKMRNIKNACFDAYKTIEDFHFNFPKHINQTKVIDLATLSFMEKKENVVFIGPPGLGKSHLSIAIGIKACEKGKSVRFVNAIELVDELYNAIDSGNLKQKFKKLSKIDLLIIDDIGYLKMDKEKESLFFQLIRQRYEKSSLIVTTNLPFERWDEIFTSELAATAVLDRLLHHSHVISITGDSHRVNRYLQEE comes from the coding sequence ATGAAGGATGAAACTAATATAAACACTAATATAAAGCGCTTGCTAAAACAGTTTAGGCTTCCCGATATATATGATAGATATGACGAAGAAGTTAATTATGCCATAGAAAATAAAATTGGTTATAGAGAATTCTTGTACAAGCTTTTGGCGCTCGAAGAGCAAGGAAAAATGGAACGTCTAAAAATGAGGAACATTAAAAATGCCTGTTTTGATGCATATAAAACAATCGAAGATTTTCATTTCAACTTTCCCAAACATATTAATCAAACGAAAGTTATTGATTTGGCTACTTTAAGTTTTATGGAAAAGAAAGAAAATGTAGTTTTTATTGGGCCTCCCGGCCTTGGTAAAAGTCATTTATCCATTGCAATAGGTATTAAAGCCTGTGAGAAAGGTAAATCTGTTCGTTTTGTCAATGCAATTGAACTAGTTGATGAATTATATAATGCAATAGATTCTGGTAATCTAAAACAAAAATTTAAGAAATTATCAAAAATAGACTTACTTATAATAGATGATATTGGTTATTTAAAAATGGATAAAGAAAAAGAGAGTTTATTTTTTCAGTTAATCCGCCAAAGATACGAAAAAAGCTCTCTAATAGTAACAACAAACTTACCGTTTGAAAGATGGGACGAGATATTCACTAGTGAATTAGCGGCTACTGCTGTACTAGATAGGCTTCTTCACCATTCCCACGTCATAAGTATAACAGGCGATAGCCATAGAGTAAATAGGTATTTACAGGAGGAATAA